A genomic segment from Aspergillus chevalieri M1 DNA, chromosome 7, nearly complete sequence encodes:
- a CDS encoding uncharacterized protein (COG:S;~EggNog:ENOG410PNBA;~InterPro:IPR037651;~go_component: GO:0000812 - Swr1 complex [Evidence IEA];~go_process: GO:0006338 - chromatin remodeling [Evidence IEA];~go_process: GO:0043486 - histone exchange [Evidence IEA]) translates to MAEKRKLPARERREPAAKRRASEATPQQIPQTQSSSKKKTSTPPPPPEPAVVATPLPIKIKDGEGLPTVPTPQQVASLSDKDYQSIAESAVLLASLERSKKKWLSDGILVRYWTKPKKTKREQIEGKNPPKESMSKVGPCHIMVGPHLFDCMLYTVKDPNAPPPIQYTPPQRPMVHYGHPNNFQQYHPYPPPPPPQHPLPPQQYHPQTIPPGPPPPGYQPRGQPMRPPSQQGRAPGQMSPPAHAPPPGPQQRPSPSQPAQPQPAKPSPDPVIQMLATRAASDPELKALMRVVASTEATQEQLRAFQAHIDELNAIIRAREQRQQQRQQQQATPTRSYTGPSPSPAPPVQSQPPPPPQQSPPAQQTPQPKTQSMQPVEVQIPRHSPSGNPPPQTPNQQSASQPETPAPQTQVKQESGAATPTQPTSVHVPPPGPNPGVAPSAPPVHPNSKQPSPAVRPMPQPPPPQAAGPRPGAPYPPYQQPPYQGQPPIHSRPPQYGSPATYYRQAPPPPPPRLNYKSVVFEFTSPLTPYGSSTSGHAGSGDRYLFPEYTILDWLPGGNTVLASFLVVRKVDPNTPFPLETATEIANSRAKGKSTKSKKSDKKKKGDDKGKEEPKPNPDPSSTAPDSKPTTEDKSTEAQDRKDQPTTTDSNNPDPTPKPEDKKEPILKEYYQPVTFRITSPNPKVLEPLARVVKPADEVRKYMNEIMDRAERAPDGFLAIRLPREGSQHETVYAHEGEKGTPVVSGSRKSSRGRNVVVEQEDAVDTENEGVEEEEEEELKDYYGPPTGLSL, encoded by the exons ATGGCCGAAAAGCGCAAACTCCCGGCACGCGAACGTCGCGAACCCGCCGCGAAAAGACGAGCCTCTGAAGCCACGCCCCAACAGATCCCCCAAACACAGTCATCGAGCAAGAAAAAGACTTCAACTCCCCCGCCGCCTCCAGAACCCGCAGTTGTCGCGACCCCGTTGCCGATCAAGATCAAGGATGGAGAGGGCCTGCCCACCGTCCCCACGCCGCAGCAAGTCGCGTCGCTTTCGGACAAGGACTATCAGTCGATTGCAGAGAG TGCGGTGCTTCTCGCGTCCCTCGAACGGTCGAAGAAAAAATGGCTGAGCGACGGCATCCTGGTGCGATACTGGACAAAACCGAAAAAGACCAAACGAGAGCAAATCGAAGGCAAGAACCCTCCCAAGGAGTCCATGTCGAAGGTCGGGCCCTGCCATATCATGGTTGGACCGCATCTTTTTGATTGCATGCTCTACACCGTTAAGGACCCCAATGCGCCGCCTCCCATTCAGTATACACCTCCCCAGCGGCCGATGGTTCACTACGGACATCCCAACAACTTCCAGCAATATCATCcttatcctcctccacctcctccgcAGCATCCATTACCACCGCAGCAATATCACCCTCAAACCATCCCTCCGGGCCCTCCTCCGCCAGGGTATCAACCAAGGGGCCAGCCTATGCGTCCGCCTTCGCAGCAGGGTCGTGCTCCTGGTCAAATGTCCCCTCCTGCTCATGCTCCGCCTCCGGGCCCGCAGCAGCGTCCGTCGCCTTCACAGCCTGCACAACCGCAACCTGCGAAGCCTAGTCCGGACCCCGTTATTCAGATGCTTGCGACCCGAGCAGCTTCAGATCCAGAGTTGAAGGCCCTGATGAGAGTGGTGGCATCGACAGAGGCGACGCAGGAACAACTTCGGGCATTCCAGGCCCATATCGACGAGCTCAATGCGATCATCAGAGCCAGGGAACAGCGGCAAcaacagcggcagcagcaacaagctACGCCTACTCGAAGTTATACTGGTCCTAGTCCTAGTCCCGCTCCTCCTGTTCAATCtcaaccacctccgcctccgcaacAATCTCCTCCAGCACAGCAGACTCCTCAACCGAAAACCCAGTCAATGCAACCGGTGGAAGTACAGATTCCGCGGCATTCACCTTCTGGTAACCCTCCACCGCAGACCCCTAACCAGCAATCAGCGAGTCAACCAGAGACTCCCGCTCCCCAGACTCAAGTCAAACAGGAGTCGGGCGCCGCCACACCAACCCAACCAACATCTGTGCATGTACCACCGCCAGGACCGAATCCTGGCGTTGCACCAAGCGCACCACCTGTTCATCCAAACTCTAAACAACCGAGCCCTGCAGTCCGTCCGATGCCGCAGCCCCCTCCCCCGCAAGCAGCAGGACCACGCCCAGGTGCTCCATACCCGCCCTACCAACAACCTCCGTACCAAGGCCAGCCTCCAATCCACTCCCGTCCGCCGCAGTATGGGTCACCCGCTACTTACTACCGACAAGCACCACCGCCCCCTCCGCCAAGGTTGAACTATAAGTCGGTGGTATTTGAATTTACATCACCATTGACTCCGTACGGAAGCAGTACTTCCGGCCACGCGGGATCTGGAGATCGCTACCTCTTCCCTGAATATACGATATTGGACTGGTTGCCAGGAGGGAATACAGTGCTTGCTTCATTTCTGGTTGTCAGAAAGGTCGACCCGAATACCCCGTTCCCTCTAGAAACCGCAACAGAAATAGCCAATTCACGAGCAAAAGGAAAATCAACCAAATCGAAGAAGTccgacaaaaagaaaaagggtgACGACAAGGGCAAGGAAGAACCAAAACCCAACCCAGACCCATCATCAACAGCCCCCGACTCCAAACCCACCACAGAAGATAAATCCACCGAAGCACAAGACAGAAAAGACCAACCCACCACAACCGACTCCAACAACCCGGACCCGACACCAAAACCAGAAGACAAAAAAGAACCCATCCTAAAAGAATACTACCAACCCGTAACCTTCCGCATCACCAGCCCAAATCCCAAAGTCCTCGAACCCCTAGCCCGCGTCGTCAAGCCCGCCGACGAAGTCCgcaagtacatgaatgagatCATGGACCGAGCGGAACGTGCACCGGATGGGTTTTTGGCTATACGGCTGCCGAGGGAGGGGAGTCAGCATGAGACTGTATATGCGCATGAGGGGGAGAAAGGAACTCCGGTTGTTTCTGGGTCGAGGAAATCTTCGAGGGGAAGAAATGTGGTTGTGGAGCAGGAGGATGCTGTGGATACGGAGAATGAAGGtgtcgaggaggaagaggaggaagagttGAAGGATTATTACGGGCCGCCTACTGGATTGAGTTTATAG
- a CDS encoding putative L-serine dehydratase (COG:E;~EggNog:ENOG410PGFY;~InterPro:IPR036052,IPR000634,IPR001926;~PFAM:PF00291;~go_function: GO:0030170 - pyridoxal phosphate binding [Evidence IEA];~go_process: GO:0006520 - cellular amino acid metabolic process [Evidence IEA]): MGSIAPEAATTPIFQTPWIQTPLVESASLSRAAGCRIFLKLENVQPSGSFKSRAMGNQILSHLKNPANAGRPVHFYASSGGNAGLAAVCAARSLGYPCTVVLPTSTKPMMVERLRTAGAVSVVQHGETISEAGEFMKEVLMKVVEEGESEDVVKIALHPFDNEPIWQGNSTIVDELATQLPTSASAESYHDRPLPLDAIICSVGGGGLLNGLIMGLERERQKKHLPVSKKDIHLLAIETQGTDSLAQAMAQKSHISLSKITSQAISLGCVRVSEKTFNYALSPPPGLKVHSAVLSDADAARGSLRLVDDERLLVELACGVCVEAAVGDAGRTRAAAISKKRKRSASDEGYGDDRSSVENESDPEEYNHSASSSFSAGSLPSSVSGEAGLLQSKLKQLVPDLNSESRVVIVVCGGSNVSVDVAVEWRKMLREGWGEQ; encoded by the coding sequence ATGGGAAGCATCGCCCCAGAAGCAGCCACCACCCCCATTTTCCAAACCCCATGGATCCAGACCCCCCTCGTCGAGTCCGCCTCTCTCTCCCGCGCAGCAGGCTGCCGCATCTTCCTCAAACTCGAAAACGTCCAACCAAGCGGCTCCTTCAAGTCCCGCGCCATGGGCAACCAGATTCTCTCGCACCTGAAGAACCCAGCCAACGCAGGCCGCCCGGTGCACTTCTACGCCTCGTCCGGCGGCAACGCGGGTCTTGCTGCTGTCTGCGCAGCCAGGAGTCTGGGGTACCCGTGCACGGTTGTGTTGCCGACGAGTACGAAGCCGATGATGGTGGAGCGGTTGCGCACGGCGGGAGCGGTTAGTGTGGTGCAGCATGGGGAGACGATTTCCGAGGCGGGGGAGTTTATGAAGGAGGTGTTGATGAAAGTTGttgaggagggggagagtGAGGATGTGgtgaagattgcgctgcatCCGTTTGATAATGAGCCGATTTGGCAGGGGAACAGCACTATTGTCGATGAGCTTGCCACACAGCTTCCTACGTCTGCATCTGCGGAATCTTACCACGACAGACCCCTCCCGCTCGATGCAATTATATGCAGTGTTGGCGGCGGTGGCCTCCTCAACGGCCTGATCATGGGCCTCGAGCGAGAACGCCAGAAGAAGCACCTCCCCGTTTCCAAGAAAGACATTCACCTCCTCGCCATCGAAACCCAAGGCACCGACTCTCTCGCCCAAGCCATGGCCCAGAAATCACACATCTCGCTTTCCAAAATCACCTCCCAAGCTATCTCCCTCGGCTGCGTCCGCGTTTCTGAAAAGACCTTCAACTACGCCCTCTCCCCGCCACCGGGGCTCAAAGTGCACAGCGCCGTTTTGTCAGATGCAGATGCTGCGCGCGGCTCGCTCCGTCTTGTTGATGATGAGCGGTTGCTTGTGGAATTGGCGTGCGGTGTCTGTGTTGAGGCTGCTGTTGGCGATGCTGGCAGAACGCGTGCCGCTGCTATCAGCAAGAAGCGGAAGAGGTCTGCTTCTGACGaggggtatggggatgatcGGTCTTCTGTCGAGAATGAGTCTGACCCGGAGGAATACAACCACTCcgcatcttcttctttcaGTGCCGGATCTTTGCCGTCGTCGGTATCGGGTGAGGCTGGCTTGTTGCAGTCGAAGCTGAAGCAATTGGTGCCGGATTTGAACTCTGAGAGCCGTGTCGTGATTGTTGTTTGTGGTGGGAGTAATGTTTCTGTTGATGTAGCTGTGGAGTGGAGGAAGATGCTGCGAGAGGGATGGGGTGAGCAGTAA
- a CDS encoding alpha/beta hydrolase (COG:S;~EggNog:ENOG410PVX2;~InterPro:IPR000073,IPR029058;~MEROPS:MER0017243;~PFAM:PF12697;~TransMembrane:1 (i12-33o)), whose product MELLPVFKRAYWTLAAAGLFYVCFIISMTYPTVQRFVLYANKINPTLWQDVNDVEPFGFLKTQVQPFHLKTPDNETLYGWHLLPLHLCHEHEEELAANEPSGPAEDYTKTSAFKLLANDPKARVVVSFHGNAAHLASAQRPEIYRMLLGLSNPSDPVHVFAIDYRGFGMSTGSPTEEGLITDGMSLINFLTSAPLNIPPSRIVLVGQSLGTAVSAAVAERWAFGSSDPTAIQPAIKNPEPFAGVILLASFSNVASVVESYSLKGITPPMLSPLRGYPRVQKWAVSHILDRWDTAARVARLAGIGPTAQNDSDTGYVSKNLDLAIVHARDDVEIPWYEGRRVWVAATGEDRPDVVGRLVYEKKQKNGPGEVKIWENRSAKDSSVVKKVRWERVGYGGHNRVATFSVASLAVLRAFEN is encoded by the exons ATGGAACTGCTGCCCGTCTTCAAAAGAGCATACTGGACACTGGCTGCTGCAGGCCTGTTTTATGTATGcttcatcatctccatgACCTATCCCACGGTCCAACGATT TGTGCTGTACGCGAATAAGATCAATCCGACGCTCTGGCAGGATGTCAACGACGTCGAGCCCTTTGGATTTCTGA AGACACAGGTTCAGCCTTTCCATCTGAAAACTCCAGACAACGAGACGCTTTATGGTTGGCATCTTCTTCCGCTGCATCTGTGCCATGAGCATGAAGAAGAACTGGCTGCAAATGAGCCTTCTGGCCCGGCTGAGGACTACACCAAGACATCCGCGTTTAAGCTGCTTGCCAATGACCCGAAGGCTAGAGTAGTCGTGAGTT TCCACGGCAACGCAGCCCACCTAGCATCTGCCCAAAGACCAGAAATCTACCGAATGCTCTTAGGTCTCTCCAACCCCTCCGACCCCGTCCACGTCTTCGCCATCGACTACCGCGGATTCGGCATGTCCACCGGCTCTCCCACAGAAGAAGGCCTAATCACAGACGGCATGTCACTCATCAACTTCCTCACCTCCGCCCCCTTGAACATCCCCCCATCCCGTATCGTCCTCGTCGGCCAAAGCCTCGGAACAGCAGTCAGCGCCGCAGTGGCCGAGCGCTGGGCCTTTGGATCCTCAGACCCAACCGCCATCCAGCCTGCCATCAAGAACCCGGAGCCATTTGCCGGCGTAATCCTGCTCGCGTCGTTCAGCAACGTCGCTAGTGTGGTTGAGTCTTACAGTCTAAAGGGCATAACACCGCCCATGCTCTCTCCGCTCAGAGGCTACCCTCGCGTGCAGAAGTGGGCTGTAAGCCATATCCTCGACCGCTGGGATACCGCGGCACGCGTGGCCCGTCTGGCGGGTATTGGACCGACAGCCCAAAACGACTCTGACACCGGCTACGTTAGTAAGAATCTGGACCTGGCTATCGTGCATGCCCGGGATGATGTTGAGATCCCGTGGTACGAGGGCCGTCGTGTTTGGGTGGCTGCGACAGGCGAGGACCGGCCGGATGTTGTTGGTCGTTTAGTTTAtgaaaagaagcagaagaatgGGCCGGGTGAGGTTAAGATTTGGGAGAATAGGTCGGCTAAGGATTCGTCTGTTGTCAAGAAGGTTCGTTGGGAACGTGTGGGGTATGGAG GTCATAACCGTGTTGCGACTTTCTCTGTTGCGTCTTTGGCTGTGCTCAGGGCTTTTGAGAATTGA
- the ramB gene encoding bifunctional protein farnesyltransferase/protein geranylgeranyltransferase (BUSCO:EOG09263Z41;~COG:O;~EggNog:ENOG410PGF8;~InterPro:IPR002088;~PFAM:PF01239;~go_function: GO:0008318 - protein prenyltransferase activity [Evidence IEA];~go_process: GO:0018342 - protein prenylation [Evidence IEA]), translating into MAGRYSSDPEWANIQPIPLNDGSDSGALPLATIAYATDYLEAMSYLRAVMAANEMSERALKLTEDIISLNPAHYTVWIYRAKILFALEKDLLEELEWLNGVSLTYLKNYQIWHHRQVLMSSTAHFPTLPQKEPAFLMEMFAQDSKNYHVWTYRHWLVRHFKLWDHPVELADVESLIDADVRNNSAWNHRFMLRFGPRDDQPAAGMSNGDAPGSEKGRMAVVDEDVVDGELGYAKAKIVRAPENRSPWAYARGVLRAADRGLEEWREFAGKFVVVKEDGEVVVKSTHALEWLADVYAQESKEEAVRMLTLLKEKYDPIRTNYWDYRIQMISSAA; encoded by the exons ATGGCGGGCAGATACTCCTCAGACCCTGAATGGGCAAACATCCAGCCCATTCCCTTAAATGACGGCTCGGACTCGGGGGCTCTCCCTCTGGCGACCATTGCCTACGCGACTGACTATCTGGAGGCCATGTCTTATCTGCGTGCGGTAATGGCTGCCAACGAGATGTCGGAGCGGGCGTTGAAGTTGACGGAGGATATCATCTCGCTGAACCCGGCGCATTATACAGTATG GATATATCGGGCAAAGATCCTATTCGCCCTGGAGAAAGATCTGCTCGAGGAACTTGAGTGGTTGAACGGCGTGTCCTTGACATACCTAAAGAACTACCAGATTTG GCACCACCGCCAAGTCCTCATGTCTAGCACAGCACACTTCCCCACCCTTCCGCAAAAAGAACCCGCCTTCCTAATGGAGATGTTCGCCCAAGATTCCAAAAACTACCACGTCTGGACCTACCGCCACTGGCTTGTCCGCCACTTCAAGCTCTGGGACCACCCGGTTGAACTCGCAGACGTCGAGTCCCTCATCGACGCTGACGTCCGCAACAACTCCGCCTGGAACCACCGCTTCATGCTGCGCTTCGGGCCCCGCGATGACCAGCCCGCGGCGGGAATGTCGAATGGCGATGCGCCGGGCTCGGAGAAAGGAAGGATGGCGGTTGTCGATGAGGATGTTGTGGATGGGGAGTTGGGGTATGCGAAGGCGAAGATTGTGCGGGCGCCGGAGAATCGGAGCCCGTGGGCTTATGCGCGCGGGGTTTTGAGGGCGGCGGATCGGGGGTTGGAGGAATGGAGGGAGTTTGCCGGGAAGTTTGTTGTTGTTAAGGAGGATGGGGAGGTTGTTGTTAAGAGCACGCATGCGCTAGAGTGGCTGGCGGATGTGTATGCGCAGGAGAGTAAGGAGGAAGCGGTTCGAATGCTTACGCTTTTGAAGGAGAAGTACGATCCGATTAGGACGAATTATTGGGATTATCGGATTCAGATGATATCTTCTGCGGCTTGA